A part of Gramella sp. MAR_2010_147 genomic DNA contains:
- a CDS encoding serine hydrolase: MKKIIVCTYLSLTFFICQLTAQEIYFPPAGKWQEKSATEYNLNFSEAIEFAKSNEYSESKDLRQAILKGFQHEPYHEISGPTKRRGGPAGMILKDGYIVAQWGNTRRVDMTFSVTKSFLSTTALVAKDKGLISDFTEPVANYVWDDTFEGEHNSKITWKHLLQQNSDWSGQLWGGFDWADRPSQEQTIDEWRSRELHEPGTHFKYNDIRVNVLAYSLLNVFRKPLPKVLKENIMDPIDASQSWRWFGYENSWTTIDGLKMQSVSGGGHSGGGMFINTEDMARFGLLFMNNGMWNGQELISNELIDEAMSPSVPNPNYGYMWWLNSKGSRNMENIDNDIFYAAGFGGNFIIVDQKNNLVIVTRWLEPSKLEEFLNIVYKNI; the protein is encoded by the coding sequence ATGAAGAAAATAATAGTCTGTACTTACCTTTCCCTCACATTTTTCATTTGTCAGCTAACTGCTCAGGAAATTTACTTTCCTCCTGCTGGTAAATGGCAGGAAAAGTCGGCCACCGAATATAATTTGAATTTTTCTGAGGCCATAGAATTTGCTAAATCTAACGAATATTCAGAATCAAAGGATTTAAGACAAGCTATTTTAAAGGGTTTTCAGCATGAACCCTATCACGAAATTTCAGGCCCCACCAAAAGAAGAGGTGGTCCTGCAGGAATGATCCTGAAAGATGGATACATTGTAGCCCAATGGGGAAATACCAGAAGGGTTGATATGACCTTTAGCGTCACTAAAAGTTTTCTTTCTACCACCGCACTTGTCGCCAAAGACAAGGGATTAATTTCAGACTTTACTGAACCCGTAGCGAATTATGTTTGGGATGATACTTTTGAAGGGGAACATAACTCAAAGATCACCTGGAAACATTTGCTTCAACAAAATTCTGATTGGAGCGGGCAGCTTTGGGGTGGTTTTGACTGGGCCGACAGACCTTCTCAAGAACAGACTATTGACGAATGGAGATCCAGAGAATTACATGAACCAGGTACACACTTTAAATACAACGATATTCGTGTAAATGTATTAGCCTATTCATTGTTAAACGTTTTTAGAAAACCTTTACCTAAAGTTCTAAAAGAGAATATCATGGATCCTATAGACGCTTCTCAATCTTGGCGCTGGTTTGGGTATGAGAATTCATGGACTACCATAGACGGACTTAAGATGCAGTCTGTAAGCGGTGGCGGGCATTCCGGCGGAGGAATGTTCATCAACACCGAAGATATGGCCAGGTTCGGGCTTCTTTTTATGAATAACGGAATGTGGAATGGGCAAGAATTGATTTCTAATGAACTGATAGATGAAGCAATGAGCCCCTCGGTACCAAATCCAAATTATGGGTATATGTGGTGGCTTAATTCCAAAGGTAGCCGTAATATGGAAAATATTGATAATGATATTTTTTATGCGGCGGGATTCGGTGGAAATTTCATAATCGTAGATCAAAAAAACAATCTGGTTATTGTGACCAGATGGCTGGAGCCTTCAAAACTCGAAGAATTCCTGAATATCGTTTATAAAAATATTTAG
- a CDS encoding 6-phosphogluconate dehydrogenase: protein MKKTLLYILGGIFIVWLLYYAFIYFVPYSEGTRSGELIKFSHKGVIVKTWEGEISQGISGAQIFQFSVLDRNNDVIKELQEYEGNYVKLTYVERFATFFFWGDTNYFITEVEKSESPHFRK, encoded by the coding sequence ATGAAAAAGACCTTATTATATATCCTTGGTGGAATATTTATCGTATGGTTGCTATATTATGCATTCATCTATTTTGTACCGTACAGTGAAGGTACACGCAGCGGAGAATTGATCAAGTTTAGTCACAAAGGCGTGATTGTAAAAACCTGGGAAGGTGAAATAAGCCAGGGGATTAGCGGCGCTCAAATCTTTCAGTTTTCGGTTTTAGACAGAAATAACGATGTGATCAAAGAATTACAGGAATACGAAGGGAATTATGTAAAACTAACTTATGTTGAACGCTTTGCGACCTTTTTTTTCTGGGGAGACACTAACTATTTTATCACCGAAGTAGAGAAATCAGAAAGTCCGCATTTTAGAAAATAG
- a CDS encoding acyl-CoA thioesterase, translating to MEKFKNIKESQVVISELMLPSHSNFNGKIHGGYILSLLDQIAFACASKHSATYCVTASVDTVDFLKPIEIGELVTMKASVNYVGTSSMVIGIRVEAENIQTGAKKHCNSSYFTMVAKDDKGNSVPVPGLILKTNDQIRRFAKSIKRKSMKMNRIQEFHETDFSSEKYLHILEDHKAKIERNS from the coding sequence ATGGAGAAATTTAAAAATATAAAAGAAAGCCAGGTAGTTATTTCAGAATTGATGCTTCCCTCCCATTCTAATTTTAATGGAAAGATTCATGGAGGCTATATTTTATCGCTATTAGATCAAATCGCTTTTGCCTGTGCCTCCAAACATTCTGCAACCTATTGTGTAACCGCGAGTGTAGATACCGTAGATTTTTTAAAACCCATTGAAATAGGTGAACTGGTCACCATGAAAGCATCGGTTAATTACGTTGGAACCAGTTCAATGGTGATAGGGATTCGTGTGGAAGCCGAAAATATTCAAACAGGTGCTAAAAAACATTGCAACTCTTCTTATTTCACTATGGTTGCAAAAGATGATAAAGGGAACTCCGTTCCCGTTCCTGGTCTTATACTAAAAACTAATGATCAGATAAGACGTTTTGCTAAAAGTATTAAACGGAAGAGTATGAAGATGAACCGAATCCAGGAATTTCATGAAACCGATTTCTCTTCTGAAAAATACCTTCACATTCTTGAAGATCATAAAGCTAAAATTGAGCGGAATTCTTGA
- a CDS encoding bile acid:sodium symporter has product MKSFGFIFAIFIAIGIAYLFPQGIELLPLKTITDIGIGLIFFFYGLKLYPTEFKAGLVNYKVHIIIHLTTFIVFPLLCLLCAPLFEDGLRSDLWIALFFLGTLPSTVSSSVVMVALAKGNLPTAIFNASLSGLIGIFATPLWIGFILEKTADFDFLIVLQKLCLQIIAPLAAGLFLQRYFGDLARRYGRQLSLFDKTTIILIIYSSFSSSFSSALLRSIEISELLKMTGIVIILFFTIFFSLAYFSKILGFNREDKIAAQFCGTKKSLVHGSVMVRVIFGSSASSGLLLLPIMLYHSAQLILIAWFAEKYRKRATAK; this is encoded by the coding sequence TTGAAGTCCTTCGGATTTATATTTGCCATTTTTATTGCCATAGGAATTGCCTATTTATTTCCTCAGGGAATAGAACTGCTTCCTTTAAAAACAATTACCGATATTGGAATTGGCTTAATTTTCTTTTTTTATGGATTAAAATTATACCCGACAGAGTTTAAAGCAGGTTTGGTTAATTATAAAGTCCATATAATAATTCACCTCACTACTTTTATTGTTTTTCCCTTACTCTGCCTGCTCTGTGCGCCACTATTTGAAGATGGACTAAGATCTGATCTCTGGATCGCCTTATTTTTTCTAGGAACACTACCCTCAACCGTCTCATCGTCTGTGGTCATGGTTGCTCTGGCAAAGGGAAACTTACCCACTGCGATTTTCAATGCAAGTCTCTCAGGACTTATCGGGATTTTTGCCACTCCACTATGGATTGGTTTTATCCTTGAAAAAACGGCCGATTTTGATTTTCTGATAGTCCTTCAAAAACTCTGTTTACAGATCATAGCTCCCTTAGCTGCAGGTCTTTTTTTACAAAGATACTTTGGTGATCTCGCCAGAAGGTATGGAAGACAGCTAAGTCTTTTTGATAAGACCACTATTATTCTCATTATTTACTCAAGTTTCAGCAGCTCCTTTTCTTCAGCACTATTAAGGTCTATAGAAATCAGTGAACTTTTGAAAATGACGGGAATTGTTATTATACTTTTCTTCACTATTTTCTTTAGTCTCGCTTATTTTTCAAAAATATTAGGATTTAATAGGGAAGATAAAATTGCTGCACAGTTCTGCGGAACAAAAAAATCCCTGGTTCATGGTTCAGTCATGGTGCGGGTAATTTTTGGAAGTTCAGCCAGTTCAGGGCTCTTATTACTCCCCATCATGCTTTATCATTCTGCCCAACTCATTCTTATCGCCTGGTTTGCTGAAAAATATAGAAAAAGAGCTACAGCCAAATAA